The following coding sequences lie in one Xylocopa sonorina isolate GNS202 chromosome 7, iyXylSono1_principal, whole genome shotgun sequence genomic window:
- the Wdr62 gene encoding WD repeat domain 62 isoform X1 has translation MMEPPVTSKVLRAPSLKRGQENVRIQDRIKLERVLGVTVSSNAALDCDATSELVAYPAGCTVVLFNPRKNIQAHVLNGCRKTVTSLALAGDGRFLATGECGHMPNVRVWDISDPYNAVQIAEFAGHKYGINCVAFSPSNKYVVSVGSQHDMIVNVWDWRNNVKVASNKVSSKVKAVCFAENGNYFVTVGNRHVKFWYLEYSRSAKYKEPVPLMGRSAILGEQRNNDFVDVACGRGEMADSTYAITKTGLLCEFNNRRLLDKWVELRTSSANCMAVGDKYIFIGCAEGIVRCFSPSTLQFITTLPRTHYLGVDVAQGLSISHMSQHPANARYPDSIALAFDERNNKLTCVYNDHSIYVWDVRDIRRVGKSHSFLYHSACIWGVEMYPTGPDSVGAMPVGSFITCSSDDTIRVWNLEKDISPTDTLYKRNIYSNELLKVLYIDPELTYLKDLDLAAAGSTEKSDASYDGRNGVRSIRVSPDGKHLASGDRSGNIRIHDLSSLEELCLIEAHDAEVLCLEYSKFSRYSVEPLRLLASASRDRLIHVFSVDQGYNFLQTLDDHSSSITAVRFFSQSNQANQIQMVSCGADKSIIFRQLQSTPGGMPQFARGHNAQGKTTLYDMEVDSGQKHVLTACQDRNIRVYNVATGKHSKTFKGSVGEDGSLIKVVLDASGIYVATSCTDKTLCVYDYYSGECMATMLGHSELVTGLRFSPDCRNLVSASGDGCIFVWRVPRDMVVTMQARLAQQAMRAGKRPPQANGTGIDIQLDNETFGSPPPEFLDPNANPTSQNIGVDYRFSVGQLPLWAKKQINTTNAEETATLGSNVRPLGVDLPKGRWAQRVQQGDGITVKSVYDSDEVIPFPPPRGAIDSDGGGGGGGSKDSSIDSGTETKCSSDYRRETIIIKREEDETVFQPCPDSYRELADESKQVIGGNVTITRGSNITELTRQSRSRHHTDDSSLGSFKFEDHESTEHDGDVEDYSEGENGTTGSEKSHRLMYYPPPEDTVSNQQFTVNAMDVEELRRSQRRQKKPRNGESGRTSELTASGSQDDSDSEGGASTPSAERNPLSMLSEASSEGFDQLAKQSHREKYLKNAFESLSGAEEPTNRTAKTTSISSQFHGRLSGGGDNGGNSKIRNAAVVNATKQARGDADVVKKREELQRRIEETRRKLQSVGYKSSLKTSQSISDLSSHIPEKHHRPNRLSTGNKSGQQTQYSKPINPCKPIPNPKPSLKHQQLINKVSGVGNAVPRLDIPTENCLSKSPTTSCVSDKAKPSLSRPLTLTLKKTEKYKLSLNKPNQSLPESPVCEELKLLKEQCKKNVVSRFARFAQKRRSCSYFIGLDDNEEDMENIAKSFESLPAMNERNIEILNDAMEDGDEGNGNFSDDSLEGDFKNPPRRCVSDYQINVHVDHQQDGHRNYSTYQNSPKRVLTGSQESILSDASVESFSKGSAEILDYSHYDNDRHSSASFFLSRRKMQAGRSQESILTDESDYQMFPLHENIDHRSTESVLTDDSDSLVKSAPLEMLFDSHYKRKRQNSETYSANPNNVVEQLNNVQDTVNESTSYRAVFRSKSLQDTRISKARNENAYTQENAPPATCIYYEFNFNDQNDTNVEMRIGTKSDSISRSNSLKVPKEPQSMLILNDFVAHKPPKPKRNSARTQSMRNRARPAWNKYVDSSPQSSRVKSTDSADDYANKSRAEDRATRSDTDGKPDGKLDGKTDGSETLLHSSKRIEQLLLQSSTYSLQSDEDKDSKTKFYSLQTRRSDKGAIYNAAGGPMDNFAFDPSDSSRPSNSYQPRDVAEDQRDSSRAERDRRCCFENQIPTKDTQETYDSLEPGGIGCDSQTGLPMQTASNLLTTNERIDNLDASVDLRITRAIEGTVKLLSKEFENLVRREQYLMKEKRLRMSSENFAKLEAERDGRFCSLRRDIRFHSGGEDSDCADTSAMDKSVMESGSSTSASSCTNSPKRMWPPASRCQSHMKWTKTLPTINQAILPSKHLYAVSGKVGNKNANTSARSGLGSTNSGNQSRHASAKNHSSHMTRSSSVGVLNQSDSESDVGAGNGRGWNNQTGNNRMSGLMRPTISSQNKINHQIKSSSSSNSNLPSVLRRRGMQGAYSSVNLSQVGNQEDSSSEDTSSNGNGGKPALPPRPRSISIDHSVANLSLAGTTVRRSGSTTIITNGRSGNSAMGQNASRMSSANRNQLDPSPQELPVKDTDRAIDVASAELSSQLCNTIADELTRTADNVVQLYKRLTIDNEDDPSRTSIDRDTMLRGLESSVNETMRTLRLVVSGGESNEGSPNTENVAMNEATAKFQELLAGQDQGKVVNMMQQYSEMLLNMMQQRMGGTQSSHT, from the exons ATCAAGCTGGAACGCGTGCTTGGCGTAACCGTGTCGAGCAACGCGGCTCTGGACTGCGACGCAACCAGCGAGCTGGTCGCCTATCCTGCTGG CTGCACCGTGGTGTTGTTCAACCCGCGGAAGAACATCCAGGCGCACGTGTTGAACGGCTGCCGGAAGACGGTCACTTCCCTGGCGCTCGCCGGCGATGGGAGATTCCTGGCGACCGGCGAGTGTGGCCACATGCCGAACGTTCGCGTCTGGGACATCTCCGATCCGTACAATGCCGTGCAGATCGCCGAGTTTGCCGGGCACAAGTATGGGATCAATTGCGTG GCGTTTTCACCGAGCAACAAGTACGTGGTGTCCGTCGGCTCCCAGCACGATATGATCGTCAACGTCTGGGACTGGAGGAACAACGTTAAGGTGGCGTCGAACAAAGTCTCGAGCAAAGTGAAGGCCGTCTGCTTCGCGGAAAACGGCAATTACTTCGTCACCGTCGGCAACAGGCACGTCAAGTTTTGGTATCTCGAGTATTCGCGCAGTGCCAAG TACAAGGAACCCGTACCTTTGATGGGTCGGTCGGCCATATTGGGAGAGCAGAGGAACAACGATTTCGTGGACGTGGCCTGCGGCCGCGGGGAAATGGCAGATTCGACGTACGCGATCACCAAAACGGGTCTGCTCTGCGAATTTAATAACAGAAGGTTGCTCGACAAATGGGTGGAACTCCGT ACGAGCAGTGCCAATTGCATGGCCGTTGGAGATAAATACATTTTCATCGGTTGCGCCGAGGGAATCGTCAGATGCTTCAGTCCTAGCACGCTTCAGTTTATCACCACCTTGCCGAGGACCCATTACCTGGGCGTGGACGTTGCGCAGGGGCTCTCCATTAG TCACATGTCTCAGCATCCAGCGAACGCGAGGTATCCGGACTCGATCGCGCTGGCGTTCGACGAGCGGAACAACAAGCTCACCTGCGTCTACAACGACCACAGCATCTACGTGTGGGACGTGCGAGACATCAGGCGAGTCGGCAAGTCGCATTCGTTCCTCTACCATTCTGCCTGCATTTGGGGGGTCGAGATGTATCCAACCGGGCCTGATTCCGTCGGCGCCATGCCGGTTGGCAGCTTCATCACCTGTTCCAGCGACGACACGATCCGCGTGTGGAACCTCGAGAAGGACATATCCCCGACCGACACGCTCTACAAACGGAACATCTACAGCAACGAATTGCTCAAAGTGCTCTACATCGATCCGGAGCTGACCTACTTGAAAGACTTGGATCTAGCCGCGGCTGGATCGACGGAGAAGAGCGACGCCTCGTACGACGGCCGGAACGGAGTCAGATCGATCCGCGTCAGCCCTGATGGGAAGCATTTAGCGTCCGGCGACCGCTCGGGAAACATTCGAATACACGACCTCTCCTCGTTGGAGGAGTTGTGCTTGATCGAGGCGCACGACGCGGAAGTGCTTTGCCTCGAGTACTCCAAGTTCTCCCGATACTCGGTGGAACCGCTGAGGCTACTGGCGAGCGCCTCCAGGGACAGGCTGATCCACGTGTTCAGCGTCGATCAGGGATACAACTTTTTGCAGACGCTCGACGACCACAGTTCTTCCATTACCGCGGTCAGATTTTTCAGTCAGAGCAATCAGGCTAACCAGATACAAATGGTGTCCTGCGGTGCCGACAAGAGCATTATTTTTCGACAACTGCAATCG ACACCCGGAGGAATGCCGCAATTCGCCAGAGGTCACAACGCCCAGGGAAAGACCACGTTGTACGATATGGAGGTCGATTCTGGACAGAAACACGTTCTAACCGCCTGCCAAGATAGGAACATACGGGTTTACAACGTAGCCACGGGCAAGCACAGCAAAACATTCAAAGGATCCGTCGGGGAGGACGGGTCTTTGATCAAAGTCGTTCTAG ATGCATCGGGAATCTACGTAGCTACCTCTTGTACAGACAAAACGTTATGCGTGTACGACTACTATAGCGGCGAATGTATGGCGACCATGCTCGGCCATTCGGAATTGGTAACGGGATTGCGATTCAGTCCGGACTGTCGTAACCTGGTATCCGCTAGCGGGGACGGTTGTATATTCGTCTGGCGCGTCCCACGGGACATGGTCGTCACTATGCAGGCGCGTCTCGCTCAACAAGCGATGCGAGCAGGAAA GAGGCCACCTCAAGCGAACGGGACAGGGATCGACATTCAGTTGGACAACGAGACGTTCGGATCTCCACCACCGGAATTCTTAGATCCAAACGCGAATCCGACGTCTCAAAACATAGGCGTGGACTACAGGTTCAGCGTCGGTCAGTTACCGCTTTGGGCGAAAAAGCAGATAAACACTACGAACGCGGAGGAAACCGCGACCCTTGGCTCGAACGTCAGACCGTTGGGCGTCGACCTGCCGAAAGGCAGATGGGCCCAACGGGTTCAACAAGGTGACGGTATTACGGTCAAGTCCGTTTACGACAGCGACGAAGTTATACCGTTCCCTCCGCCTCGTGGCGCGATCGATTCAGACGGTGGCGGCGGAGGCGGTGGTTCGAAAGACAGCTCGATCGACAGCGGGACCGAGACCAAGTGCAGCAGCGATTATCGCAGAGAAACGATAATCATAAAAAGA GAAGAGGACGAAACTGTGTTTCAACCTTGTCCAGACAGTTACAGAGAATTAGCGGATGAATCGAAACAG GTGATCGGTGGTAACGTGACTATAACTAGAGGTAGCAATATCACGGAATTGACGCGACAGTCGAGGAGTCGTCATCATACCGACGATAGCAGTCTTGGCAGCTTTAAATTTGAG GATCACGAGAGCACAGAGCACGACGGAGACGTGGAAGACTATTCGGAGGGAGAGAATGGTACGACTGGATCGGAGAAATCTCACAGGTTGATGTATTATCCTCCGCCCGAAGACACGGTGTCGAATCAGCAGTTCACCGTGAACGCGATGGACGTGGAAGAGCTTCGGAG GTCGCAGAGGAGACAGAAGAAACCTAGAAACGGAGAAAGCGGTCGAACTAGCGAATTAACGGCGTCCGGCAGTCAAGACGACTCGGATTCCGAGGGTGGCGCTTCGACGCCCAGCGCGGAGCGAAATCCTCTGTCCATGCTGTCAGAAGCTAGCTCGGAAGGGTTCGATCAGTTAGCTAAGCAAAGCCATCGTGAGAAGTATCTGAAAAACGCTTTCGAATCTCTGAGCGGTGCCGAAGAGCCTACGAATAGAACAGCGAAAACGACCAGCATCAGTTCGCAGTTCCATGGAAG ACTTAGCGGCGGTGGCGATAACGGTGGTAACAGCAAAATCCGTAATGCAGCGGTGGTTAATGCAACGAAACAAGCCAGGGGGGACGCGGACGTAGTGAAGAAGCGCGAAGAATTGCAGAGGAGAATAGAAGAGACCAGGAGGAAATTGCAAAGC GTTGGTTACAAATCGTCGTTGAAAACCAGTCAAAGTATATCAGATTTGAGCAGCCACATACCAGAGAAACATCATCGTCCGAACAGACTGAGTACAGGTAACAAATCCGGTCAACAGACTCAATACTCGAAACCGATTAATCCTTGCAAACCTATACCGAATCCAAAGCCCTCGTTAAAACATCAACAACTGATTAACAAAGTGTCGGGTGTTGGGAATGCGGTACCTAGGCTAGATATTCCGACTGAAAACTGCTTATCCAAAAGTCCGACTACGTCGTGCGTAAGTGACAAAGCAAAACCATCTCTTAGTCGACCGTTAACGTTAACATTAAAGAAAACTGAAAAGTATAAGCTGTCGCTGAATAAACCGAATCAGTCTTTACCCGAGTCACCCGTATGCGAAGAGCTGAAGCTCTTGAAGGAACAGTGCAAAAAGAACGTCGTTAGCCGGTTCGCGAGATTCGCGCAGAAGAGGAGGTCGTGCAGCTATTTCATCGGGCTGGACGACAACGAGGAGGACATGGAGAACATAGCCAAGTCGTTCGAGAGCCTGCCGGCGATGAACGAGCGCAACATCGAGATTCTAAACGATGCCATGGAGGACGGAGACGAAGGGAACGGGAACTTTAGCGACGACTCTCTCGAGGGCGATTTCAAGAACCCACCGCGGCGATGCGTCAGCGACTATCAGATAAACGTGCACGTCGACCACCAGCAGGACGGTCACAGGAATTACTCGACCTACCAAAATTCCCCGAAACGTGTTCTAACCGGATCGCAGGAGAGCATCCTGTCGGATGCCTCGGTCGAGTCTTTCTCGAAAGGAAGCGCCGAGATCTTGGATTACAGCCACTACGACAACGACAGACATTCGAGCGCCAGCTTCTTCCTGTCCCGCAGAAAGATGCAAGCTGGTCGAAGCCAGGAGAGCATACTCACGGACGAGTCCGACTATCAGATGTTCCCGTTGCACGAGAACATCGATCATCGAAGCACCGAAAGCGTGTTGACCGACGACTCGGATTccttggtgaaatccgctccgTTGGAGATGCTGTTCGACTCTCACTACAAGCGAAAGCGGCAGAATTCGGAAACCTATAGTGCAAATCCGAACAACGTCGTCGAGCAATTAAACAACGTCCAGGATACCGTTAACGAGTCGACATCGTATCGAGCGGTATTCAGGTCCAAGTCGCTTCAGGACACGCGAATAAGTAAAGCCAGGAACGAGAATGCGTATACGCAAGAGAATGCGCCACCAGCCACTTGTATCTACTACGAGTTCAATTTCAACGATCAAAACGACACGAACGTCGAAATGCGAATCGGAACGAAATCGGACTCGATCTCGCGAAGCAACAGCTTGAAAGTACCAAAGGAGCCGCAATCGATGCTGATCCTGAACGATTTCGTCGCTCACAAACCACCAAAGCCTAAGCGAAATTCAGCTCGGACGCAGAGTATGCGAAACAGGGCGCGGCCTGCGTGGAACAAGTACGTGGACTCGTCGCCTCAGTCCTCTCGCGTGAAGTCCACAGACTCTGCGGACGACTACGCGAACAAATCTCGCGCCGAGGATCGAGCAACGAGGAGCGACACCGATGGGAAGCCTGATGGGAAGCTCGACGGCAAGACCGACGGGAGCGAAACGCTGCTGCACAGTTCCAAAAGGATCGAGCAACTGTTGCTACAGTCTTCCACTTACTCTTTACAGTCCGACGAGGACAAGGACTCGAAGACCAAGTTCTACAGCTTGCAGACGCGTCGCTCGGACAAGGGAGCCATCTACAACGCTGCTGGTGGACCGATGGACAATTTCGCTTTCGACCCGAGCGACTCCTCCCGACCGTCGAACAGCTATCAACCTCGTGACGTTGCCGAGGACCAACGAGACTCTTCTCGCGCGGAGAGAGATCGACGTTGCTGCTTCGAGAATCAGATCCCAACGAAGGATACGCAGGAGACGTACGACTCTCTGGAACCTGGAGGGATCGGGTGCGACTCGCAGACCGGTTTGCCGATGCAAACCGCATCGAATTTACTTACCACCAACGAGCGCATCGACAATTTGGACGCGAGCGTCGATCTACGGATCACACGTGCGATCGAGGGTACCGTGAAATTGCTCTCGAAAGAGTTCGAGAACCTGGTCAGAAGGGAGCAGTATCTGATGAAGGAGAAGCGTCTGCGAATGTCGAGCGAGAATTTCGCGAAACTGGAGGCCGAGCGGGACGGTAGATTCTGCTCGCTTAGACGCGACATTAGGTTCCATTCCGGTGGCGAGGACAGCGACTGCGCGGACACGTCCGCGATGGACAAGTCGGTGATGGAGAGCGGCTCGTCCACCTCTGCCTCGAGCTGCACCAACTCGCCGAAGCGAATGTGGCCGCCGGCCTCCCGCTGCCAAAGTCACATGAAATGGACTAAAACCTTGCCGACCATTAATCAAGCTATACTACCATCCAAACATCTTTACGCAG TTTCAGGAAAAGTAGGTAACAAGAACGCGAACACTTCGGCGAGAAGTGGACTGGGAAGTACGAATAGCGGGAATCAGTCGCGGCACGCGTCGGCAAAGAATCATTCTTCTCACATGACAAGAAGTAGCAGCGTTGGTGTTCTAAATCAG AGCGACTCAGAGTCGGACGTAGGAGCAGGAAACGGAAGAGGATGGAACAACCAAACCGGAAATAACAGGATGAGCGGATTGATGAGACCGACGATCAGTTCGCAGAACAAAATCAATCACCAAATAAAATCGAGCTCCTCGTCTAACAGCAACTTGCCTTCGGTCCTTAGGAGGAGAGGCATGCAGGGAGCGTATTCGAGCG TAAATCTAAGTCAAGTGGGTAATCAGGAAGATTCAAGCTCGGAGGATACGTCCTCCAATGGAAACGGTGGGAAACCAGCGCTTCCACCGAGACCTCGGAGTATCAGTATTGATCATTCTGTCGCAAA CTTAAGTTTAGCTGGGACGACAGTGAGGAGGTCGGGATCAACGACGATTATAACTAACGGTCGCAGTGGAAATAGCGCGATGGGGCAGAATGCGAGCAGGATGTCGAGCGCAAATCGGAATCAACTTGATCCCAGTCCTCAGGAGCTTCCAGTTAAAGATACTGATCGTGCCATTGATGTAGCCAGTGCCGAGT TGTCGTCGCAACTATGCAATACGATCGCAGACGAATTGACGCGAACAGCAGATAATGTCGTGCAACTGTACAAACGTTTAACGATAGATAACGAGGACGACCCGTCGAGAACGAGCATCGACAGGGACACGATGCTACGCGGCCTCGAGTCGTCCGTGAACGAGACGATGCGCACGTTGCGGCTGGTCGTCTCCGGTGGAGAGAGCAACGAGGGTTCGCCCAACACCGAGAACGTCGCGATGAACGAGGCGACCGCCAAATTCCAGGAGCTACTCGCCGGCCAAGACCAAGGGAAAGTGGTCAACATGATGCAACAATATTCCGAGATGCTTCTCAATATGATGCAACAGAGAATGGGAGGGACGCAATCGAGCCATACCTAA